The Panicum virgatum strain AP13 chromosome 5K, P.virgatum_v5, whole genome shotgun sequence genome has a window encoding:
- the LOC120708809 gene encoding serine/threonine-protein phosphatase 7-like isoform X2, with the protein MNNGFTIDHQVNSGKLITVFSAPDYPQFQASEERYNNLGAYLVLRAPDFATPMFCSFESAPAYYDSKEVMDSDEELDYSAMDRD; encoded by the exons ATGAATAATGGATTCACAATTGATCATCAGGTGAATTCTGGGAAGTTGATTACTGTTTTCAGTGCACCTGATTATCCACAGTTTCAG GCTTCAGAGGAACGGTACAATAACCTCGGAGCATATCTTGTGCTCCGTGCTCCAGATTTTGCCACACCAATGTTCTGCAGCTTTGAGTCT GCGCCTGCATACTACGACTCCAAGGAAGTGATGGACTCCGATGAAGAACTTGATTATTCTGCCATGGATCGAGATTGA
- the LOC120708809 gene encoding serine/threonine-protein phosphatase 7-like isoform X1, translating to MNNGFTIDHQVNSGKLITVFSAPDYPQFQASEERYNNLGAYLVLRAPDFATPMFCSFESVCESKSAMHVYYAPRFRQQFDMYLPLMQAPAYYDSKEVMDSDEELDYSAMDRD from the exons ATGAATAATGGATTCACAATTGATCATCAGGTGAATTCTGGGAAGTTGATTACTGTTTTCAGTGCACCTGATTATCCACAGTTTCAG GCTTCAGAGGAACGGTACAATAACCTCGGAGCATATCTTGTGCTCCGTGCTCCAGATTTTGCCACACCAATGTTCTGCAGCTTTGAGTCTGTCTGTGAATCAAAATCAGCAATGCATGTTTACTACGCGCCCAGATTTAGGCAACAATTTGACATGTATCTACCTTTGATGCAGGCGCCTGCATACTACGACTCCAAGGAAGTGATGGACTCCGATGAAGAACTTGATTATTCTGCCATGGATCGAGATTGA